The genomic DNA AGTTGCGTCAACGCATCCGGCGTCTGGGCATCGCGGCATACTGAAGAGATTGCAGACGCGATCGCCAAACGGCTGGGACCGGTTGGACCAACCTCGATGACCGATCCCGAAGCTCCATTGGCTGCGTTCACCATGACCGGTGCCGCCAAGGCGATGAATGGTCAGATTGAAGAAGGACTCAAAGAGTCCGGCGTGACCGAAGTGACTGAAAAGTATCGCGACGGTGATCGATTGATCGAGATGGAACGCTGCGATTATCTGCGTCCGACCATCGTGCACTGTGACAATCCCGACGCGACGCTGGCGAACACCGAGTACATGTTCCCCATGGCATCGGTCGTGAAATGCGAACAGAAAGACATGCTGAAAAAGATCGGCATGACGCTGGTCTGCTCTGTATTTACTGAAGATCAGGACTGGACGCAGCAGCTGCTGGATGCAACACAGATCGACCGGTTGAATATCGGTCCGGTGAAGACGAATGCTCTGAACTGGTTGCAGCCGCACGAAGGGAATATTGTCGAATTCCTGTTCCGGGCGCGTGCCTTCCAGAACGAACCTCCGGCCGCTCACTGAGCCGGCCAGGTTACATGTTTCGAATTCTCACTGCAGACCGTCTGGTGAAAATCAGGCGGTCTGAATCAGTGAGGAGTGAGTCTGCTCCCGGATCTGGCTGGCCAGTGCTTCAGGAGAATCTGACATCAACCATTGCACGATTCGCCAGTCGGACCACCGCGGATCGGGATCGCTGGAAGGACCTGCGATGAAGCCGAGGTGTCCCCCCTGCTCTGTGAGATACAGGGTGACCTTGTCGTGGTTCGCGAGTTTTTCAATCGCGGGCTGGTAGGATTCAAACGGGATCAGCGGGTCGTCCTTGGCGGAGATAATCAGCGTCGGAACCGAGATTTCCGGCAGGACATCACAGGGGCTGCAGCGGTTGTAATAATCTTCGGCAGACTCAAAACCGGCCAGCGGTGCAGTGAACTGATCGTCGAATTCAAGTAGCGTGCGTGGATAGTTCGCTCCGGTGATTTTGTGAGTGTGTTCCTGGTACTGATGCGACTTGCGGATCTGTTTGATGAGGTTCGTTACAAAGTGCCGCTGGTAGCGACCGAATAGAGGTTTGCCAAATACATGGACACTTTCTGCGAGGCGGAGCGGCGGATTGAGGACCAGCGCCCGATCGACGAGTTCCGAACCCGGTTTGTGACGGGCAAGGTAATTCAGTGTGATTGTGCCGCCGAGGGAAAAACCCACGACGCCGATCGGCGAACGCGGGCACATGAACTCGATCTGTTCGAGGGCGACCTGCAGGTCGTGAAAGCTGCCGGCGTGGTACGGAGATTTAGCAAGTCCCGTCCCTGCCCCACAGCCGCGGAGATCCATGCGAAACACACGAACTCCCCGCGCATTCAGCTTATGTGCCAGGCGGATCATGTAAGAACTCTGGTGACATCCCGACAAGCCGTGCAGCAGGATTACTACGCGGTCCCCCGGTTTCCAGGGGCCCGGGCAGTCATCGTGCAGAATCAACAGGTCGCTGTCAGGCAGGCGGCACGAATGCTGCTCTGCCTGATAGGGCGTTTTCACACGCGAGTGAAACTGCCCTACGATCGTCTGCAGATGAGGGTTTTTATAGAGACGATGCGGCACAAACGGTGGAAATACCAGATCACTCTTCATTCAGCTTGATTCCTGCGGAACACACTTGAAATTAGCGAATCAGACGAAGGCCGCGGTGGTCGGCTTGATGGTCAGATCCTGAACGTGAGCACGAGGCGGTAACTGGCTGATCATCAAAACGGCAGCAGCAACGTCCTCGGGCTGCAGAATTTTGGCGCGATGTTCTTTGCTGACGGGCACAGGCCGTTCGTCCAGAATCGGAGTTTCAACTTCACCCGGGTATATGGTGGAAACTCGAATCCCACGGTCTTTTTCCTCCTGGGCGACGGTGGTTCCCAGCGCAGTCATCGCAAACTTGGATGCATTATAGGCGACGCCGCCGAGCAGAGCAGCCCGCAAACCGGAAATCGAACAGATATTAATGATCAGTCCGTCCTGGCGTTCCCGCATCTGGGGCAAAACCGCCTGCATGCAGTTGAAAGCTCCGGTCGCGTTAACAGTCATCAGGCGATCCCAGTCCTCCGGGGAGACAACTTCCATGGAGCGGTCTCGGCAGTTGATGCCGGCACAATGGACGAGGATGTCAATCTGGCCCAGTTTCTCGTTGGCTGCTTTGAAGAAAGCCGCAACGCTGTCACGATCGGCGACATCGATCACATGGTAGTCAACTTTGCCTTCGGCCTTGGCAGCAACTTTCTCCAGTGGTTCCTGACGACGGCCACCCACGACGACATCCGCACCGGCCTGGGCTAATATGAGGGCACAGGCCTCTCCGATTCCAGTCCCTCCCCCGGTAACAACAACTTTCTTATTTTCTAATCCTGGCATGTTTCTGTTTCTCAATCTGGTGATATAGACAGGTGGGTCAATTCAAGGCGGGTCCTCAGTTGGAACCTGTCCCAATCTTACGAAAAATCAGATTGAAAAGAAATGATGTGCAGAGGGAAACCGGGATAATTCAGGCTTCCGCAGGCGTCTGTACAGAGGGTTTTCGACGCGGGGGCGCGAAGAGAAATGTGAGCAGAACCAGCAGCCCGAACAGCGTATAGCAGACCGTAAAGACCCAGGGAGCCGCATCGAAAAAGAGCGCATCATGGACCCAACTGGCAATAAAATCACCCTCATAAGAGGTTTCTCCCGCCTGGTCACGCAACCATTTTTCCAGCGTGGTCAGCGGACAGACGATACCCAGCAGGGATTCGGCTACGACGAACAGAATCGAACCCAGGTGGATCAGCCGGAATTTGAAATTGCGAATCCAGTTCCATCCGGCCAGGGCGCCGAGCATGATCAGCAACTGTCCGATCAGAACGAACAGCACAAAGGTGAAGTGAATCACCACAATGGTATCCGCGGCCAGCTTGCTCAGAAATTGGGTATCGTGAAAATTCATCTCCACTTCTTCACTTCTTCCAGCGAGACAGGAAACTGTAGACGGGAATAACTTTTAATCCAGAGGCTCTCTCTTAGGAGACGCCGGGTTGATTGAATATTCCTGAAAATGAGAGAGAATTCTCAAATTGTACCGAACTGGACTCTGAGTGGCGATTTGTGAAAATGAAGTTATGATGATTGGCAGCACGACTTATATTCAGTTCAAGGAGACTTCGCTATAATGGCGTTGAGTTCCGAATGACCGTCGATATCATGCTCAATCGATGAGTCAGCCATGAAGATGGATATAGGTGTGTTGATGACGGGACGTCGAATTTTGGGAACACGCATCGGAAAAGAAACTGTGAAGTCATCCGCAGAACAGCAACAGAATGAGGGACGCTCTGCCTCGGCGAAGTCTTCAGTCGCAGCAGACGCGCGTTCTACTAATCGCGGGACGGAAACGCTGATGAGAAAAGTGCGGCGGGGACGATTACGGTTACCGATCACCTTAAGTGTCGTACTGATGATCCTGAACGTCGCACTCATGGTGTTCTGGATCATTCTGGCGGCGCAAATCTACTGGTGGACGGCCCTGGCGATCGGTACGGTCGTCTTCGTGTTGATTCTGGTGGGACTCTCGCTGTATCTCGTGCTGACCATCAAGGAAGTTCGCCTGAATCAACGTCAGTCTGATTTTATCGACAGTGTGACGCACGAACTGAAAACACCACTCGCTTCGCTGAGACTTTACCTGGAAACACTACAGCTTCGTCAGCTTTCTGATGAGCAGCGAGGCGAATTTTATGTCACGATGAAGACTGAGCTGGAACGACTGGATCATCTGATTTCGCAGCTCCTGGAGGTGAAACGTCTGGATGCGCTGGGGATGCAGTCCGATCCGGAAGACATTCTGCTGGAACCTTTGATTCGCCACTGTGCCAAGCTGGAATGTAATCGTCGTCAACTGGATATCGACCAGGTATGCGAGTTCGATTTTGAGGCCGCCACGGTACATACACGCAGAATTCTACTGGAAATGATCTTTCGCAACGTGATCGACAATGCCATCAAGTATGGCGGTGATGTGCCGAAGGTTCAGATTCAAGTTCGCGTGAGCAGTGGTGGCCGGGTGATTTCCCGAGTGATGGATAATGGCGAAGGGGTCGATCCGGAAATCCGCAAAGAGATCTTTAAAATCTTCTATCGAGGCGAAAGTGAGCTGGAGCGGCGCAAAACAGGAACGGGACTGGGCCTGTATATTGTACGGACACTGGTACATCTGCTGGGCGGCAAAGTCACCGTACATGATCGACTGGACCAGGCCGGGAGCGTATTTGCCATCGATTTGCCAGGGAAAGCGGAAGCATGAAGTTACTTGTTGTTGAAGACGAAAAAGCACTCGCACAGGGTTTAAAGTTCAACTTCGAACAGGAAGGTTATACGGTACTGACTGCCGAGGACGGTCCCACTGCGATCCGTCATTTCGAAGAATGCTATGAGTCGGACGGGGAGAGTATTGACCTGGTCGTACTGGACCTGATGCTGCCGGGAATGAGCGGATATGAAATTGCCAAGGAGATCCGCCGGATCGACGAAGTCGTGCCAATCCTGGTCCTCAGTGCCCGCGAGCTGAGTGAAGACAAGGCCTACGCCTTCGATTGCGGGACCGATCAGTATATGACGAAGCCGTTCGCCCTGCCCGAACTGTTGAGCCGCGTCAAGAACCTGCTCAAGCGGAAAAGCCTGGTCCAGAAAGCACCAGTCACGACGCGGAAGATGCCCAATGAATACCAGTTCGGTAATGTGACGGTGGACTTTGAAGCATTTGAAATCGAAGTCGATGGCGAGAGGAAAAGCCTGACCAACCTGGAGTTGCGGCTGCTCCAGTATTTCATCGAGCATGAGGGAATGGTGCTGACGCGAGCCCAGATTCTGGACGACGTCTGGGGCGAGCAATCTGCCTTTGTGACCACCCGTACCATCGATAATTTCGTGCTGCGGCTGCGAAAACTGGTCGAGAGCAATCCTGCCGAACCAGTGCACATTGTTTCCGTACGTGGGGCCGGATATCGCTTCATGCCGGAAGAAATGTCGGAGTGATCGAGTGGACAAGTGTGCGATTTCTTGAGGGTTTTCGGCTCTAAGCCCTGAAATTGCAGACTTTTTTTAACTTTGACATAACTTTGACAATTATATGACCCTTCCCAGACACCTCGTGACGAACTCATTGTTAGAATTCCGCCCAAGTGAGAGATCAGCGGAAGTCTGGTTTCTGCAAATAAACCATCAAGACATCTAACGAAACGATGAGGATATTATGGCGAGTGTCATCTTAGAGCAACCTCCTGAGAATCAATCCACGGTTACAGCTCAGCCGAAGAAATCCAAAAAACGCGAAGAGCGCGAGCAGATCATTTCCAGGTTCCACAAAGAGAACCTGAAATGGAGTAATGTGGACTGGGTCATTCTGTTGTGGATGGCAGGCATTCACATCGGTGCTGTCGCGGCGTTTTTCTTCATCTCCTGGCAGGCCGTCGTGACCTGTCTGGTACTGCACTGGGCCACCGCCAGTATTGGCATCTGCCTGGGCTACCACCGTTACCTCTCACATAAATCCATGAAGCTGCGTGCTCCTGCTGAGTTCTTCGTGTTGCTCTGTGGCGTGCTGTCGGGCGAAGGTTCACCGCTGACCTGGGCCGCGACTCATCGCCTGCATCACCAGAAATCTGACAAGCACGGTGATCCGCACTCTCCGTTTGAGGGAACCTTCTGGTCTCACCTGCTCTGGCTGTTCGTTTATCGCAGCAAGGAAGTCAACCAGAAGTTCTTCGAGCACTATGTGCCCGACATGAAAGATCGTAAGATGCTGCAGTTCTTCGAAAAGACCTACGGACTCTGGGTGGTTGGTTCCGGCTTCGTCCTGTTCGGCATTGGATACGCAATGGGCGGAATGTACATGGCCTGGTCAATGCTGCTCTGGGGCCTGTGTGCCCGGATGGCATTTGTTTACAACTCAACCTGGTTTGTGAACTCCGCGACACACCTGTGGGGTTACCGCAACTATGAAACGACCGATCAGTCCAAGAACCTGTGGTGGGTCGCAATCGTCGCTTACGGCGAAGGCTGGCATAACAATCACCACGCCCATCCTTCCGTGGCACCCGCCGGTCACCGCAAATGGGAATTCGACATTACCTGGTGGTCCATCAAAGCACTGCGGGCTATCGGGCAGGCATACGATGTTAACGATCGGATTCCTCAGAAGAATGCCGAGCCGGAAATTGATCCGGAGCCTGGTAAGAACGGTATCGTAGTCGCGAAGTAAACACGTTCATTGAATAAATATTGAAAAAGCCCTGACTGGCGAAAACCGGTCAGGGCTTTTTTTATGCATGAATGAGATTAAAGAGGATGTCAGCCTTGTTTAATCTGTTCCAGATACCCCGGTCTTAAGACGTTTTCGCACCACTGAGCGGCTTTGAGCAGATCGTCAAATTTATCGGGATGTCCAGTGATCTGGATTCCCAGCGGCAGGCCGGTCTCACTGACAGCGACCGGAATGGTGATCGTCGGGAAACCGGT from Gimesia sp. includes the following:
- a CDS encoding alpha/beta fold hydrolase, which translates into the protein MKSDLVFPPFVPHRLYKNPHLQTIVGQFHSRVKTPYQAEQHSCRLPDSDLLILHDDCPGPWKPGDRVVILLHGLSGCHQSSYMIRLAHKLNARGVRVFRMDLRGCGAGTGLAKSPYHAGSFHDLQVALEQIEFMCPRSPIGVVGFSLGGTITLNYLARHKPGSELVDRALVLNPPLRLAESVHVFGKPLFGRYQRHFVTNLIKQIRKSHQYQEHTHKITGANYPRTLLEFDDQFTAPLAGFESAEDYYNRCSPCDVLPEISVPTLIISAKDDPLIPFESYQPAIEKLANHDKVTLYLTEQGGHLGFIAGPSSDPDPRWSDWRIVQWLMSDSPEALASQIREQTHSSLIQTA
- a CDS encoding SDR family oxidoreductase, producing MPGLENKKVVVTGGGTGIGEACALILAQAGADVVVGGRRQEPLEKVAAKAEGKVDYHVIDVADRDSVAAFFKAANEKLGQIDILVHCAGINCRDRSMEVVSPEDWDRLMTVNATGAFNCMQAVLPQMRERQDGLIINICSISGLRAALLGGVAYNASKFAMTALGTTVAQEEKDRGIRVSTIYPGEVETPILDERPVPVSKEHRAKILQPEDVAAAVLMISQLPPRAHVQDLTIKPTTAAFV
- a CDS encoding DUF2784 domain-containing protein; translation: MNFHDTQFLSKLAADTIVVIHFTFVLFVLIGQLLIMLGALAGWNWIRNFKFRLIHLGSILFVVAESLLGIVCPLTTLEKWLRDQAGETSYEGDFIASWVHDALFFDAAPWVFTVCYTLFGLLVLLTFLFAPPRRKPSVQTPAEA
- a CDS encoding MFS domain-containing histidine kinase, whose translation is MKMDIGVLMTGRRILGTRIGKETVKSSAEQQQNEGRSASAKSSVAADARSTNRGTETLMRKVRRGRLRLPITLSVVLMILNVALMVFWIILAAQIYWWTALAIGTVVFVLILVGLSLYLVLTIKEVRLNQRQSDFIDSVTHELKTPLASLRLYLETLQLRQLSDEQRGEFYVTMKTELERLDHLISQLLEVKRLDALGMQSDPEDILLEPLIRHCAKLECNRRQLDIDQVCEFDFEAATVHTRRILLEMIFRNVIDNAIKYGGDVPKVQIQVRVSSGGRVISRVMDNGEGVDPEIRKEIFKIFYRGESELERRKTGTGLGLYIVRTLVHLLGGKVTVHDRLDQAGSVFAIDLPGKAEA
- a CDS encoding response regulator transcription factor, with amino-acid sequence MKLLVVEDEKALAQGLKFNFEQEGYTVLTAEDGPTAIRHFEECYESDGESIDLVVLDLMLPGMSGYEIAKEIRRIDEVVPILVLSARELSEDKAYAFDCGTDQYMTKPFALPELLSRVKNLLKRKSLVQKAPVTTRKMPNEYQFGNVTVDFEAFEIEVDGERKSLTNLELRLLQYFIEHEGMVLTRAQILDDVWGEQSAFVTTRTIDNFVLRLRKLVESNPAEPVHIVSVRGAGYRFMPEEMSE
- a CDS encoding fatty acid desaturase, producing MASVILEQPPENQSTVTAQPKKSKKREEREQIISRFHKENLKWSNVDWVILLWMAGIHIGAVAAFFFISWQAVVTCLVLHWATASIGICLGYHRYLSHKSMKLRAPAEFFVLLCGVLSGEGSPLTWAATHRLHHQKSDKHGDPHSPFEGTFWSHLLWLFVYRSKEVNQKFFEHYVPDMKDRKMLQFFEKTYGLWVVGSGFVLFGIGYAMGGMYMAWSMLLWGLCARMAFVYNSTWFVNSATHLWGYRNYETTDQSKNLWWVAIVAYGEGWHNNHHAHPSVAPAGHRKWEFDITWWSIKALRAIGQAYDVNDRIPQKNAEPEIDPEPGKNGIVVAK